CTAGCCTCGAGGACATGCATTTCTGCGTGTGCAAACATCGAACACGAAGGAACTGGCAGCGAATCGAATGTGAAACGACGTTTAGCAATGCAAATTGGCTCGACGTTGCCCATAGACACATTTTCGCGTTACAGAGCCGAGAATGTGTGCAACTTACGTGCACTTCGAGCCACAGACACACGCACTATTTTCCATCATCGATTCTGTTCACCCTTTGACGTTATCACCGGATGCAAATGTAATTCCAGCTGATATGAAAGGCACGATGCAGCACGAAACAGTTTAATACACACTCTTCGTTAGAACCTTCCAAACTACAGAGTTTTAACACTAGAGCCATCAAAGGagaacaattatttaatttagacCAGTTTTGCAAGTAATCTTAACAAGTTGAGAAATTCTGAAGTAACTTTTTGAATGTCTGAACGGAAACTGTAGCAAACGTGCTCGCTGGCGGACTGAAACTTAGCTCGTGAAGACCACGTGGCCCTTGCCATTAACGTCGAGCAAATTTATCAAATCCACGCCATTACGTTGGCAAATCGAGAGTTCGTCCGATGCTGAATTGGTATGCTGCTGATTTTCTACTTCGATCAATCCCTATACAATCATGGAGCAAACATATGGAAACGTTTGATagcgaaataattttattgtgtaaTTTAAATACTCAACGTTGTTGCGTTATCGAGTTCTGGTTCAGATCGTATCGTCATGACATGATTTGTACTCTCTTGTAACCGATGGTATTACAGACTCTGTATTACACAGATCGTTATGGATTATGTTGTAATCCAACTAATTAATTGCGCCTTGTAAGATTATTGTAATCCGGAACTCCATTCTAAATATCAAGTTTCGCTCTAAGTTTCGAAGAAAAGGTTCTCATCAAGAACAAAGACCAAAAGATTCCATAACAGAATATAAAGTTTGGGAGTTATTTATGATCTGTTTGCAACTTGTGAACTGAATTCAAAAGCTCCAACCACAATTCCGAAAGTAgttcaatattaaattacaaatgcaACTTCATTAATTCCAACAGAGGTTGAAGTTCTAAAATAATTTCAGGGATGTTCTGGATTAAAAGTGAACTGTTTCGGGACAAAGGATTTAGTGCTTTGTATTTCTTTACCGAACCTGGACAAATGTCTGGTATTTACACCACAAGCGTGTATATCTTGCGGACAAATACGAAAAAAGGTCGATGGTTACACACTTTATAAAGGGTCCGATTCACTTGTAAGCCCCATTGTTTCAACGCCGAAACATTTTACGAGACAATATTCTCGCGCCAACAACGATATTTCAATCGAGTATCGAAACACGATTGATTCGTACTAAAAAACGCGATCGTATAACGGTAGAAAAAGTGATACAAGAACGAGTATTAGTTGCATGGTATTATTACGAGCAAACAATATTCATCGATCGCGCTTCGCCGCCATAACGCTGCAATTGAACGGTGGCGTGCAAAAAGACTGCTATCGCCCGTGCAAATATTTTCTATGGTGTTTTATGAAATCGTGTAGAAAAATATATCGGTGTCCAACCGGAAAACCTACAACCTAAAAATTTGTTAGTTCCCGATTGCTCGttgcaatataactacaatctaTCTACATTCTGTTTTTTGTAACCCTGTGTTTTTAACTTCATCGATGCTCTCTTCACGTTGTCTCGCTTTATACTGCAATTTTCACGTACCACTTTTACACTCTCTTCATATTTACACACTTCATCATGCTTTATATTTGCACACTTCACGTTGATAGTTTCGCTGTAGTTTGAGGGTTCTCATAACTCTTGTCATGTATGATTTAATTCACACATGTTCCTCTCGAAACCTTTGGTCAGAGGAACAGTCAGAGGAACGAGTAATGTGGTCAAAGATCATGGACACCgcagaaaatgaaattttccgcAAGGAAATCGCATTACGACTTGAGTCAATTCGATTCGCGAACGCAAGAACGTGGCGCCTTTCCTCCCTCGGACTTCACCGCCATCAACGCTATGACTTATAGACTTTGTTTCACTTAATAATAAAGTTCCTCGGATAAAGTTGCAAGATAAATGGCACGCCAGTCGCTTACTGAAAAATGATAACCGAAGACTAGCCGCGACACTTTACTCGAAACACTCTTCTCCggaaaaatattatgaaaatcatttattttaagCTTACTGTAAACGGAGAGAATGGTTCTTTAAGAAGGTACAATTGCATTCTGTCTATCAAGATGATAGGGACATACAAAGGTGCGATTAAACGAAGTAAATGTGGTTAGGTATTTATGAGTACAGTCTTAAATGAAAAGTACAAATTCTCATACAGCttcagtaaaaataatatatcaaaattgGCGTTTTGATCTTAATTGCTAcaattatcaaaaattatatttacatgtaACATCTTACTCGTTACTGTCCATTTAATCTTGCAGTAATAAAAGAGTCAACATCATCCAATGTGTCCCATCACAGGATCCTATGACGTCTCGTATCATCCGATACGTCGATGAGACGTCATCGATGGAATCAGTGTCTTATATGGCCAACCGCAATATGGCTTACTTCCTGTTCACCGGTTTCTTCTTGATCGTGCCAGTGTTCGTATTGGTAGACGAGTCTGTACTGGAAGACTTGTCAGCCTCTTTCTTCAGCAGCGGAATGCTCGACTTCCCGTCGACACTCGCATTCACCACTTTGCTGGTCACCGCCTCCACCCTCTGCACGATTTCCGTCTTCTCCGGGTACCCCTCGATTCCGCTCGAGGGCTCATCTTTGCGTCGTGAGAACGACGGGATCCTCGTAACCTTCGGCTTCTCTTTCAACGCCGGCTTTTCGACGCTTTGACAGCTCTGAGCCTCTGGCGGAGGAATGGCCGACACTTTGGGGATGTTCCTGTGATCCCTGGTCCTTTGCAAGCTGGACGTCGGTTTGATGATGATCTTGGGCTGCTTCAAGTTCGACGGTCCTTTGGTGTCCCTCGGCGTGATTATTATCCGCGGTTCTTTCCTCTCGGGACTCACGACTGCCCTCGCGTCTGAGGTCGACTCGGGCAACTGCTCCACCGAATTCGTATTGGATTTGCTTCTGCTTGTGTCTAGCAGGACGGTCATTTTAGGTTCCTGATCAACCCGGTCGGCGGAGGCGCTCGCTAGATTCACCACTGTCTGGCTCAAGTTCTGGTTCGCTTGACCTAAGAGGTTGCCCACTCTGGGCGTGATCACGATCCTGGGTTCCATGGCGGGCACTCTGGTGTCCCAATTAGAGCCACCGAACTGCTTGTCCACTTCCCTGCCAATGATCCGTGGCTCGGACGACGCCGTCGATATGGACGTCTCGTTCCCGGACGACTTGTACCAGTTAGGATTACCGATGCCGGACTCCAGCAGCCCGGCAGGCTTGCCCAAATTCTTGTCCATGCTCTGGGAAATGGGCATTCCGTGGACGGGACACATGGGGTTCGAGTAGATCGTGTCCACGCTGCCACCTGCTTGCGTTCTTGCTCTATCGATTCTGTCGTCCAGAGAGTCGATAATGCTGGGATCGGAGTTGTTCTTCCCGGAATAATCCTGCTTCTTGACCAAAGGACCGACGTGGAGGTTGGTGGTAATCGACTCTGTCTCGTACTGATTCTCGCCCTCCTCCGCGAAGTCCAGGCTCTTGGAGGGACCGAACATCCTTGGAGGCGGTTGAGGTGGCTGATGGGATTGCAATCCGCTTCTGTAGTCCTTCAGAGAATTGGCGTGCTGTTTGGGAACGAACAGGCTGCTGGGTGCCGGCAGCGATCGCCTTTTCTCGATGTCCGGAAGGACCTTCGGATAGTTTCTGCGTTTGATCGTCCTCAGGGCTTCTTCGGGACTGACGCACTCCCTTTGAGCGACCGGCTCTCTGCAGGTTACGTTTATGTCGCATGGAGGATTCACGGCGAACGTGGTGAGTTTTGGTCCCATGTTTATGTAGATGTCCTCGGTTTGATTCGCGACGGGTTCTTCAGGGCTGGTCCCGAGGTCCACTCGAGGCAGCCGGGACTTCAATTTAGGATTAATCTTCGCGTACAGGCTGCTGGCGCTCCCGGAGTCAGACTCGTATATTCTGGGCGTGGAGAAGTTTGTTTTGACGCTCTTCAGCACGCTCTCCATGGGCAACGGGTCACTTCTGGAGTGATGGTGCTCTATGACGACCACCTGAGGAGCGATTTGCAACTGATCCAAAGGATAGTCGCTGTTGTTGAACGTCTCTGCGGGATCTACACCTTTCGCCAACTCGATGGGAACTTGATTCAGAATCGACTCGGTCCTGGTCGCGGGTGTGGCGTCGATGGCCACCGACACCTTCGGTAGCTTTGACTTCTTGCCAGGTCGCACCACGAGTGCGGGGTTCTCGTCGTAAATTGGCTCCTCCTTTCTCTCCTTCAGCAGCTCCTCTTCTAACCTCTTCTTCTCCTCCTCCTGTTGTTTCGTGAGCTTGTCCTCGTGCTCCTTCTGCAGCGTCTCTCGAGTCTTCCGCAAAAATCTCGGCGAACACCTTCAACAGATAACATATTTATGAAGAAAATCAAACAAAAAAGGTTCGTTCCGATTCGACAGACTCAGCAATTCATTTAAATCCACGTTTCGACTTCGCAACTTTCCAGATCGATCCTCTTTGATCAAGGAAACTCTCGACTAAGTAAATTCTGTCGAACCGAAATCGAATGGCGAAAACAGCTGGAACGTCGATTCCGACGAGTCAGCTCGACGAGTCTTTAGATGCAACCGCTAATTAGATTATTGAAACTGCTTCCACGGTTCGTTCGATCGACCAATCAGCCAGCGAATTCGTGCAAGGAAACGCGAAGATCTCTACCGACCTGTGAACGATCTCCTGCTGTATCCATTCCCTAACCTTGATGTGAGTGTCTATCGTGGAGCCGGAATTCTGTCTGGACAGTTTCGAACGTCTGCCAAAGTTCGAGTTGTTGTCGTACGCTTTATCGTTCTTTATCACGTCGTTCAAGTCCGGCTTGCTGTCACTCTTGTACCCCAGCTCGCCGTAGTGATTCTCGTATTTGTCCGATTTCGCTCGTTTCGGGTCCTCCTTTTGACTGACCCGTCTCTTCAAGCCTTTCGTCTTCGCGTCCTGCTTCTTGCAGTATAGGAAGAGGAACGCGGTGAAGTTGATCAACAGAAACACTACACCGAAACCGGTCAACATCGTGATCACGGACGAACTCTTTGGCATACTGGGCTGCGGAATGCTTTCGTCCACTGTTCCGGACGTTGATTCCGGGGTTGTTGATCGCTCCTCTGAGGCTGTGGGCATCGTTGAGTGATCGCTGCCGTAGCTGAAAACAGAATGGGTAAATTCCAGGGTTGctgttgcaattttaattatgatCTTTGGAGAAATCACTGCAAAGTGTAGACTAGTATGTTCAGTGTTGTAGTACTTGTTCGGACTGATTACAGAGATTGAACTGTAATGTGTGAAAATATAACATGATTTTAAACATGGCTACACTAGTCTATTTAACTGTTTCCTGTTTAATAAAGtccttttatttaaataaaggtaattttatttcttgtaaTTTATGAAGGGTTTAAGTGTGAAAGTATAATTCGAATATGTAGCTAAAGCGGTTGAAAGAAATGAAGGCGTCCCTACAGCGTATTTAATTAGCCAGCGGTAGGGTGTTCACGACGgctcattattttattttacttttttccaAACGTGCACGAGCCTGATTGGTAGACTCCAGATAACGCGAATCTTTCATTTTATCGTGCTGGAGTTGAATAAATTCCATTCAGTCGGCACGATACGGACAGCTTAAACGCAGATAGAAAGGGGTTGAATGCAATGGGGTGCAAGTGACGTTTCATTAAATATTCAGTGCACAGTGAAAAACAATGCTGGCATGTGCCGACATAAAGGTGCGCGGAAatgagtatttttaatttttcaattaacgcTACCATCGCTGAGCGTCCcgtgaataaaaattgaaattgaataaagCGGTGCGTCGTGCAAGGTGCATTTTATATAAGTGAAACGCGTTTAAGCTCCTGTCAGCTCAattgatttgaaattaaatcaatttGCTCAGGGATCGTTCGTTAGACGAAtctcgtttaattaaaatattaaaattaaaatattcttagTTTATCATTGTTCTTGCCGTTCGTGGAACTTTCGTCAGTAATCCAGTATCTATTCTCGAAACACGTTACCAACCTGATACCAGGAGTTTCGTAGTTCCTGTTGGCGCTCGTGTTCCCGTACTTTCCAATTCCGTCCGCTATGTCGAGAATCTGTGGTCGTGGTCCTTTCGGTCGAATCGACAGCAGAATGTCTTTGCTCGGATGACGAAGCATGTCTGGCAGGTACTCGTTCCAGAATTGCATCTCCTCTGAGCGGTAGTGCGAACCTGTCTTCGGTGGTATGGCTGCACGAATGGGGCAGgcatttaagaaattttcaaacaattaaGGTTTCCAGGACTTACTTAGGTTTAGATAGGTCTGATTCTGTGGGTCGTATTCGGGCCATTCGATTTCGTATTTGCTCCATTCCCTGGGTCCGTCCGTCAGATAAGGATAGCGCTTTGCTATATTTGGATTTCTGGAAACCATAGaatttttggggaattttttcgCAGAAATTATTTGTGATGACTTAAGGGACGGTAACAACGTcgttatgtaatgtatgtaattaTGATGTGTGGTGGTGCAACTTGTGTCAATGTATGACGTGTGGAATTGTGGCGAATTGTGGTATaaggcgtggaattacagtgggtggaattacggtgcgtggaatcacggcgcgtagtaatcacaatgcgtggaattacggtatGTGGTGgtacaaagcgtggaattacggcggataGAATTACTGtgcgtggtaatacgacgcgtgaaattccaGCGGataaaattacagcgcgtggtgatacgacgcgtggaattacagcgcgtggtaatacgacgcgtggaattgcagcggatagaattacagcgcgtggtgatacgacgcgtggagttacaagcggatggaattacagcgcatgataatacgacgcgtggaattgcctcggatagaattacagcgcgtggtaatacgatgCGCGGAATTCCAGCGgatagaattacaacgcatggtgatacgacgcgtggaattgcagcggatagaattacagcgcgtggtaatatgacgcgtggaattacagtggatagaattacagcgcgtggtaatacgacgcgtggaattacagtgtgtggtgatacgacgcgtggaattacaatgcgtggaattacagcgtgtggtgatacgacgcgtagaattacagtgcgtggaattacagcgtgtggtgatacgacgcgtggaattacagtgcgtggaattccaattaCTAATACACCACAAATAAATGTAATCTTCGACCATCTCCAAGTCTACACTATTTTATCATCCTCTTTACTAAAAAATAATGAGATCCCAAATGCTCTCCCGCAAAATAGCAGGAAACACAGATGAGCGTAATTTAAAGAATGAAGgcaaaattatattgaaattcgCAATGAATTTAATTCACATTGCCCCGTCGTAGCTTTTAATTGCTTTAATTAGCAGTATCGAGGTGTTGCAAATACAGATGCTGCATTTAATTCAGATACGGAATTGAAGAGAAAACACGGAGTCTACGTGAATGCGCACCTCGTAATTATTTGTTCAGGCTATGAGTTTTAATAAATCAAACATTTGTGCAACGTATGTCACGTGGTTGTATTGTACCGTTGAGAATTTATTCATTAGCATCGCTGTTCATTTCGAAAATCACGTTTCTACTAATTAAGATCTTTACAAATTGTGTGTCACAATAGTCATCATTTATTTAACTgcatttaaatacatattttccATTGACATGGCTGATTTTTATTGCCAAAGCTACGAGGCAAAATAATAACTCCGtggaattttcaataaatttttacagaattGGCAAACTCTACTGTTTCACGCGGCAGGTGTAAAATGATATCGTTCTCCGTGCTCAAATATCGAGAAACCAGTACgatatcgaaatttttatgcatttttttttattctgcgTTAAAATTGTACTCTCAGCGGACAATCACTCTCTAACTGttcctaaaaataatttcactttTCGGTTTCCAAATTCATCTGTCTCATTCATGCTAATGAGAGAATTAATTTACAATGTCCATGTCGTTACAATTTCCATTGGTAACGTTACAAGAATGCaacaagtataaaattattattaacactaaaactactaaACCGGTTAAATGACAGTTCTACAAGATCTTTATTATAAATGatacaatttgttaaattgatTCTTCTGATATCCCCATTGATCTTCACCAAgacaaagaattaatgtgtgtacCAATTTATGTTttctcgtttatttattttttgacttcaTTTTCCATCTCAAATTACGTACACATTgcaccggtaggtttagtgttaaaagaGGTAATGTCACAAGGGTATAAGGGTTGATGAGGGTAAATACACCGCTTCCTCAGGGCGAACCGTATCGTTTACCAGATAATTAGTCTTTTCGACGTGCGTCCTTATTGACAGTAGGTTTCCGGTTACGAAGTTGCATAGCGACGCGCCACGCCCTCCGTTTATGCAGCCCGTTGCATCGCTGCAACCAGGGCTGATGTATTCTTACGAGGAGGACAGAGTGACACGCGCGATATCGATCAGCCGGTGTCACGAGGTGTGCGGTACACACGTCGGTGTCTCCTTTCGTCGCCACGTGCATTAAACAGCTTTGTTTCGCTTAATTGGATCGACCCAGTTCCTCGTGATCCAACGTGTCGCGATGCATATGCATTCGGCGAAAAAAACTACCAACCCCGAGCAGCTGTTGGAAGACAGCTTACCATCCTTATGTAAAAAGAATTCTTGTTAATCCCTCGCGTGTTATTCGTAGCACGGGTCTATGGGTGTCGAATCGATGAGATACGCAAAAAACGTGACTTACACACGATATCGGGTGAAGTTCGTTTTCGAAATTATCTTCTGACGCGTGAGCGAACGTCCGATGAAATACGAGAGAAATTTCGTGCTCGCGAGGATAAAACAACCGAATCGATTGGCCCCCTTCCTCCTCGCCGTTGGAAATGAAATTTGCGAGCAATTTGTATATATAGGTAATCTGCTTGTACCGAGAAAATTAAAATGGCTGACGTATCGGACCGTTAATTCATTGATACCCCACGCTGCGAATAACGAGCGTCAAATTGCTGGCGGGCAACTCGCGAACGAAACTGGTCCGTACTTTATTTCGAACGGGCGTCGTTTCCTAGCGGTGGTTTATATTCAAAAACAAACGCCAAAAACCTCTCCCGAAGGGAGGCGAATTTTATTGCAAGTTTGAAGCAATTTTCGGCCGCTTTTTATATCGTCGGAAAAAGCGGAGGGTCGAAACGCACGAAATTGCACTTCCATTGATTCGAAGACTCTAATAAAATGCGAGTTTTTATATTTCCTCTTTTGTTACTCTCGAATTTTCATTATACCGGATAAACACGGgcataaaatatgaaagtttcgtTGATTTTTCGCGAAAATGCCAATCTCTTTCTGGAAATATAATTATGCGGCGCGTTAGAGTGTACCAAAGCAAACGacgaagaaaaatataaatattcacgGGACGGGTAATTGAAAATCATGTTTGAAAACCCGTCGGTCTATTTTCCATCGGTCGgttaataatgaattttcagAGGGGTGGAAAATTTCCCGTGTGGCACTTGTACAACCACGAAATTGTTTCTGCGCCCGTGTTTGCGCCGCTCCGATTATTTCGCCAAATTTCTATAAAGCCTCGTCAGCTTTGATCATAAAACGACGATAAAAAAATTCTGGCAAACGATAGGTCGTTGGcacggattttcaaatttattatttaacccGCTGTAAGTACAGGATGGTTCGAAAAGGGCGATAAAAGAAGGGCTTTTTCTAATTCACAGGATTTTCAATCTTCCATAAATGGAATGCAATAATTAAAACGTAAGTTAAATGGGGCGAACCCCGTTCAATTGGTTCCGTTATTTACCGTGCACACGCGGCAACCCTGTAGCTTATTAAACGCGATTAAACGCTGTAGAACAGCGAGCAGAAAGGCATTCTGATTACACGCGAGTTATAGGAGGCGTTTGAAAAATAAAGCTGTTACGTCAAACGCATGGCCGTAACTTTATTTCCCCTTCCATTGTTATCGGAATACACGAAATATAGGCAAACAAAATGCGAGCGCGTTCGAATCGATAAAAGCGTTTATTTGATGCGTAAAAATATATTAGAAGATGCAGAAGCTTTTAGGTAAAGTGGGGTCCGTAATCCTTTTACTATCCAATCAATTTAACGCTGTCTAAACTTAAATCCTATAACAAATACCCATTCTTTTTAATTCTATCGGCTTTCACGATTTATGCGCATTGTGAAAGTTTTTTTTCGCAGCTACTTTACACCTCCCTTAGAAGGCTCACCTTTTTAAATACTGCTCGTAAGTAGACTATGCGTACACCAGCAATTGAAAGAAAGGAAACAAAAGAGCCGTagaaaagggaagaaaaataaaaacgttCAGACCCGTTCGCACAAACGCACAAAAGGGTGCGCATGCAAAACGCAAACAAAACTCACCCCACGTACGCGAAACTGCACCACCAGTTCATCATAGCCTCGGAGAAGAGAGTTTCGCCGATGTTGTATCTGCGACGCAAGTCGTATTTACCGCCGTCAAGAGGCACCCCCAGCACATAGGGCAGCTCCTCGCCGTGAACCGTGCGCTGCCGTTGTTGCTGCAAGCATAACGAGGCCACTCGATGATATATACATACTTTCCCATTGAAACAAAGTTTCGGCTCGGGTCGCCGAAATTTCACCGACCAGAAGAACGGTCAAGAGTGCTCCTCCGCAACCACGGCCATTGTTATTAACTTCCTCCACTCTGCGATCGTAACCCGTTGCCCTATTCTCAACAATCGATACATCGATTTCTCTTTTGCTATTTGCAAGGATTAATTTTTATGGACGTGGTCAGGTTGAACGTTGTGATATTGATTTATTATTGGTTCTGATGACTAGTTTTGAGATTTTGTTGTTGGAGAAAATTTTGGGGATATGTGCAAGGGTTAGAAGGTTATGTGGATGCATGGTCAGCTTGGATACTGTGAGCTGTGGGATTTATTACTGGATCTGATGATTGCTTGTGAGATACTATTAGAGCTAAACTATGTGGATCTATGCAAGGATTAGGAGGTTATGTGGACAGATGATCAGCTTGGATACTGTGAACTGTGGGATTTATTGTTGGAGCTGATGACTACTTGTGAAATACTATTGGAGTTAAACTATGTGGATCTATGCAAGGATTAGGAGGTTATGTGGACACATG
This genomic window from Megachile rotundata isolate GNS110a chromosome 14, iyMegRotu1, whole genome shotgun sequence contains:
- the LOC100877010 gene encoding uncharacterized protein LOC100877010 isoform X4, with protein sequence MSRMLRLELVGLVLLACTQILTEHRDFYEPRPQYGYHSRFLDPPERVTREVRVQQGRLRGMVVQPRTSRDLQLVDVFLGVPYAEPPVGSLRFSPPRSPEAWRGVRQSEEFAPVCPQTVPKLRDEVRPVRYEYLEKLLPYLKNQSEDCLYLNIYAPHQPEGQKTLRKYPVMVFIHGESFEWNSGNPYDGTILVAYGNVVFVTINFRLGILGFLRPGTGDSTVSNFGLLDQIAALLWLRENIANFGGDPNSITLVGHGTGAIFANLLLISPVANKKGLFKRAILMSGSALSADAIGKAPLQITKQQQRQRTVHGEELPYVLGVPLDGGKYDLRRRYNIGETLFSEAMMNWWCSFAYVGNPNIAKRYPYLTDGPREWSKYEIEWPEYDPQNQTYLNLTIPPKTGSHYRSEEMQFWNEYLPDMLRHPSKDILLSIRPKGPRPQILDIADGIGKYGNTSANRNYETPGISYGSDHSTMPTASEERSTTPESTSGTVDESIPQPSMPKSSSVITMLTGFGVVFLLINFTAFLFLYCKKQDAKTKGLKRRVSQKEDPKRAKSDKYENHYGELGYKSDSKPDLNDVIKNDKAYDNNSNFGRRSKLSRQNSGSTIDTHIKVREWIQQEIVHRCSPRFLRKTRETLQKEHEDKLTKQQEEEKKRLEEELLKERKEEPIYDENPALVVRPGKKSKLPKVSVAIDATPATRTESILNQVPIELAKGVDPAETFNNSDYPLDQLQIAPQVVVIEHHHSRSDPLPMESVLKSVKTNFSTPRIYESDSGSASSLYAKINPKLKSRLPRVDLGTSPEEPVANQTEDIYINMGPKLTTFAVNPPCDINVTCREPVAQRECVSPEEALRTIKRRNYPKVLPDIEKRRSLPAPSSLFVPKQHANSLKDYRSGLQSHQPPQPPPRMFGPSKSLDFAEEGENQYETESITTNLHVGPLVKKQDYSGKNNSDPSIIDSLDDRIDRARTQAGGSVDTIYSNPMCPVHGMPISQSMDKNLGKPAGLLESGIGNPNWYKSSGNETSISTASSEPRIIGREVDKQFGGSNWDTRVPAMEPRIVITPRVGNLLGQANQNLSQTVVNLASASADRVDQEPKMTVLLDTSRSKSNTNSVEQLPESTSDARAVVSPERKEPRIIITPRDTKGPSNLKQPKIIIKPTSSLQRTRDHRNIPKVSAIPPPEAQSCQSVEKPALKEKPKVTRIPSFSRRKDEPSSGIEGYPEKTEIVQRVEAVTSKVVNASVDGKSSIPLLKKEADKSSSTDSSTNTNTGTIKKKPVNRK